One region of Polaribacter pectinis genomic DNA includes:
- the map gene encoding type I methionyl aminopeptidase, giving the protein MIKIKTKEEIEIMRESALIVSRTLGMLAKEVKPGVTTLYLDKLAEDFIRAEGAIPGFLGLYDFPNTLCMSPNSQVVHGIPNKTPLKEGEIISIDCGAKKNGFYGDHAYTFAVGEIDSETRKLLDVTRESLYVGIREFKAGNRVGDVGYAIQKFTEDHGYGVVRELVGHGLGREMHEDPEMPNYGKRGRGKKFVEGMVVAIEPMTNLGTHKIRQHSDGWTITTLDNKPSAHFEHDVAIVNGKPELLSTFKYVHEALGIETNEEDEFRAS; this is encoded by the coding sequence ATGATTAAAATTAAAACCAAAGAAGAAATAGAAATTATGCGCGAGAGTGCATTAATCGTTTCTAGAACATTAGGTATGCTTGCAAAAGAAGTAAAACCTGGTGTTACCACATTATATTTAGACAAACTTGCAGAAGATTTTATTAGAGCTGAAGGCGCAATTCCTGGATTTTTAGGTTTGTACGACTTTCCAAACACGCTTTGTATGAGTCCAAACTCTCAAGTTGTACATGGTATTCCTAATAAAACTCCTTTAAAAGAAGGAGAAATTATTTCTATAGATTGTGGTGCTAAAAAAAATGGTTTTTATGGAGATCATGCTTATACTTTTGCCGTTGGCGAAATAGATTCTGAAACTAGAAAATTATTAGACGTAACCAGAGAAAGTTTATATGTTGGTATTCGTGAGTTTAAAGCGGGTAACAGAGTTGGAGATGTTGGTTATGCTATACAGAAGTTTACAGAAGACCATGGTTATGGTGTTGTAAGAGAATTGGTTGGACATGGTTTAGGCCGTGAAATGCACGAAGATCCAGAAATGCCAAATTATGGTAAAAGAGGTAGAGGTAAGAAATTTGTGGAAGGTATGGTAGTTGCCATAGAACCAATGACAAATTTAGGAACTCATAAAATAAGACAACATTCAGATGGTTGGACAATTACAACTTTAGACAATAAACCTTCTGCACATTTCGAACATGATGTTGCTATTGTAAACGGAAAACCAGAATTACTTTCTACTTTTAAATATGTTCATGAAGCTTTAGGTATAGAAACTAATGAAGAAGATGAATTTAGAGCAAGTTAA
- a CDS encoding class I SAM-dependent methyltransferase: MSVFKSILNTIPRPWLIKVSYLVRPVIAFSLKGDKFTDPIDGKSFRKFLPYGYGKQRENALSPSTLSLERHRLMWLFLKDETDFFTSTKTQKVLHIAPEQCFLDIFRKLKNLDYITSDLESPIADVKADICDLPFKENEFDVVFCNHVLEHITDDTKAMQELYRVLKPGGFGIFQIPQDLSREKTFEDNSITDRKERAKIFGQYDHVRVYGRDYFKKLRSIGFTVDEIDYTKKIASEKLERFCLMKNEILPVCYKN, from the coding sequence GTGTCTGTATTTAAATCCATACTAAATACCATACCAAGACCTTGGCTAATTAAAGTTAGCTATTTAGTACGTCCTGTAATTGCTTTTTCTTTAAAAGGAGATAAATTTACAGATCCTATTGATGGAAAATCTTTTCGAAAATTTCTACCTTATGGTTATGGAAAACAAAGAGAAAATGCTCTTTCTCCTTCTACTCTATCGTTAGAAAGACATAGATTAATGTGGCTTTTTCTAAAAGATGAAACTGATTTTTTTACTTCAACAAAAACACAAAAAGTTTTACACATTGCTCCAGAACAATGTTTTTTAGACATTTTTAGAAAGCTGAAAAACCTAGATTATATTACCTCCGATTTAGAAAGCCCTATTGCAGATGTAAAAGCAGATATTTGCGATTTACCCTTTAAAGAAAATGAGTTTGATGTTGTTTTTTGCAATCATGTTTTAGAACATATTACAGATGATACTAAAGCCATGCAAGAATTATACAGAGTATTAAAACCTGGTGGATTTGGTATTTTTCAAATTCCGCAAGATTTATCTAGAGAGAAAACTTTTGAAGATAATTCTATTACGGACAGAAAAGAACGCGCAAAAATATTTGGGCAATATGACCATGTTAGAGTTTATGGTAGAGATTATTTTAAGAAACTTCGTTCTATAGGTTTTACGGTAGATGAAATAGATTATACAAAAAAAATCGCTTCAGAAAAACTAGAACGATTTTGTTTGATGAAGAATGAAATTCTTCCTGTTTGTTATAAAAACTAA
- a CDS encoding FAD:protein FMN transferase — translation MKPYKILLSLSLILYFSSCKQEIVPKDYTFQGLVFGTSYKIVYLNGKDNYQKSIDSLFYLMNKSLSTYIPTSDISKINKGDSTVLIDDLFKEVYQKSKRIYLETDGFFDPTVGNLVNSWGFGPKNEKKDLTEEQVNEQMKFVGLEKISLDKGMIRKQHPEIYLDFNSIAKGFGIDVVARFLDSKKIDNYLVEIGGEIRTKGYKDNNKPWIIKLVNPLKKNEESGFKEINLSNKSMATSGNYRKFRVSNQGKKYVHTVNPKTGYATESNLLSASVIANLDCADVDAYATAFMAMGLEKTKEFLRKNKQIDVILIFTNDNGNLEEFSTYTYN, via the coding sequence ATGAAACCATATAAAATACTACTTTCTCTTTCCTTAATACTTTATTTCTCTAGCTGTAAACAAGAAATTGTTCCTAAAGATTACACCTTTCAAGGTTTGGTATTTGGTACTTCTTACAAAATAGTGTATTTAAATGGTAAAGATAATTATCAAAAATCTATAGACAGCTTGTTTTATTTGATGAATAAATCTTTGTCTACCTATATTCCAACTTCAGATATCTCTAAAATTAATAAAGGAGATTCTACTGTTTTAATTGATGATTTATTTAAAGAAGTATACCAGAAATCTAAAAGAATATATTTAGAAACAGATGGTTTTTTCGACCCTACAGTTGGTAATCTTGTAAATTCTTGGGGTTTTGGACCCAAAAATGAAAAAAAGGATTTAACAGAAGAACAAGTTAATGAACAAATGAAATTCGTTGGTTTAGAAAAAATTTCTCTAGATAAAGGAATGATTAGAAAGCAACATCCAGAAATTTATTTAGACTTTAACTCTATTGCTAAAGGTTTTGGAATAGATGTGGTTGCTCGTTTTTTAGATTCAAAAAAAATAGATAATTATTTAGTAGAAATTGGTGGAGAAATAAGAACAAAAGGTTATAAAGACAATAATAAACCTTGGATAATTAAGCTAGTAAATCCTCTTAAAAAGAATGAGGAATCTGGTTTCAAAGAAATTAATTTATCTAATAAATCTATGGCAACCTCTGGTAATTATAGAAAGTTTAGGGTAAGTAATCAAGGTAAAAAATATGTACACACTGTTAATCCAAAAACTGGCTACGCAACAGAAAGTAATTTATTAAGTGCATCAGTAATTGCAAATTTAGATTGTGCAGATGTAGATGCATATGCAACCGCTTTTATGGCAATGGGTTTAGAAAAAACAAAAGAATTTTTAAGAAAAAATAAACAAATTGATGTAATTCTAATCTTTACTAATGATAATGGAAATTTAGAAGAATTCTCTACTTATACCTATAACTAG
- a CDS encoding OmpA/MotB family protein, which produces MRKISLLLLFVIVASSCASKKEFVALQEKHEKTKQELVDVKANLQKCLIENEKESTKAFALTEQVKSLKDDKKTALKQVENLTVLTQSSSDNIKTVIAQLSEKDKYINGVRKAMTQKDSLNLAIKYHLTRNLTDGIQDKDIEVNVEKTVVFISISDKLLFKSASYNVNDNAYSVLEKIAKVINDQPKMEVMIEGHTDSRSIKTEFLQDNWDLSAMRATSITRILQYKYGVKPERLIAAGRSQYVPLAPNDTDANRAKNRRTKIIIMPKLNQFFDLLEQDAK; this is translated from the coding sequence ATGAGAAAAATATCATTATTACTATTATTTGTGATTGTAGCAAGTTCATGTGCTTCTAAAAAAGAGTTTGTAGCTTTACAAGAAAAGCATGAGAAAACTAAACAAGAATTAGTGGATGTAAAAGCAAATTTACAGAAGTGTTTAATTGAAAACGAAAAAGAATCTACAAAAGCTTTTGCCTTAACAGAACAAGTAAAATCTTTAAAAGACGATAAAAAAACTGCTTTAAAACAAGTAGAAAATTTAACTGTACTTACACAATCTTCTTCTGATAATATTAAAACTGTTATTGCTCAATTAAGTGAGAAAGACAAATATATTAATGGTGTTAGAAAAGCAATGACACAAAAAGATTCTTTAAACCTAGCTATTAAATATCATTTAACTAGAAATTTAACAGATGGTATACAAGATAAAGATATTGAAGTAAATGTTGAAAAAACAGTTGTATTTATTTCTATTTCTGATAAACTATTATTTAAAAGCGCAAGTTATAATGTAAATGATAATGCTTATTCAGTATTAGAAAAAATTGCAAAAGTAATTAACGACCAACCAAAAATGGAAGTTATGATTGAAGGTCATACAGATTCTAGATCTATAAAAACAGAGTTCTTACAAGACAACTGGGATTTATCTGCAATGAGAGCTACTTCTATTACAAGAATCTTACAATACAAATATGGTGTTAAACCAGAAAGATTAATTGCAGCTGGTAGAAGCCAATATGTACCTTTAGCACCTAATGATACAGATGCAAACAGAGCAAAAAACAGAAGAACAAAAATTATTATTATGCCTAAATTAAATCAGTTTTTTGATTTGTTAGAGCAAGATGCTAAATAA
- a CDS encoding RluA family pseudouridine synthase, which yields MKHFLNFKTDISKESLPEKFTFPFYYQPHSLAIIAAKEIQVYLEKQTDFTHNFGIKKDSNTPPVGKMFGVLVVRNKLNKIGYLAAFSGKLADKSLPSKFVPPVFNMRTEGSFYIKGEAKIDKINEQLGLLKKDGKYLSIKKTAKKLHKEIADDLELQRKKMRISKSERKILKKNSEKKLNANEFEKLTKKLTQESYNDQFFYKELQEYYTTKLEKISTELAFFENKISSLKTDRKEKSNFLQQTLFSKYAFLNQQKELKNLLDIFDNPLVKPPAGSGECAAPKLLQYAFANDLTPITMAEFWWGISPNSAIRKHKNYYPACQSRCKPILNHMLKGLEMEANLLLENLAEQKELEIIYEDDVLIALNKPAEFLSVPGKEIKDSVYSRIKDKYPDATGPLIVHRLDMSTSGILLLTKTKEANKILQSQFINRTIKKRYVALLDGSLKKNSGKIKLPLRVDLDDRPKQLVDFKYGKAAETDWEIISKENGKTRVYFYPITGRTHQLRVHAAHKDGLNSPIIGDDLYGKKEDRLHLHAEFIEFLHPTSYKKMSFTIAPEF from the coding sequence TTGAAACATTTCCTAAATTTTAAAACTGATATTTCTAAAGAATCGCTTCCAGAGAAATTCACGTTTCCTTTTTATTACCAACCACATTCTTTGGCAATAATTGCTGCAAAAGAAATACAAGTTTATTTAGAAAAACAAACAGATTTTACACATAATTTCGGCATAAAAAAAGATAGCAACACACCTCCTGTTGGTAAAATGTTTGGAGTTTTAGTTGTTAGAAATAAGTTGAATAAAATTGGTTATTTAGCAGCTTTTTCAGGCAAATTAGCAGATAAAAGTTTACCTAGCAAGTTTGTTCCACCAGTATTTAATATGAGAACAGAAGGAAGTTTTTATATAAAAGGTGAAGCAAAAATCGATAAAATTAATGAACAATTAGGTCTTTTAAAAAAGGATGGAAAATATCTATCTATAAAAAAAACTGCAAAAAAACTACATAAAGAAATTGCTGATGATTTAGAACTACAGAGAAAGAAAATGAGAATTTCTAAATCTGAAAGAAAGATTCTTAAAAAAAATTCAGAAAAAAAATTGAATGCGAATGAATTTGAAAAACTGACAAAAAAACTAACACAAGAAAGTTATAATGATCAGTTTTTTTATAAAGAGTTACAAGAATACTATACTACAAAGCTTGAAAAAATAAGTACTGAATTAGCATTTTTTGAAAACAAAATTTCATCGTTAAAAACAGATAGAAAAGAAAAATCTAACTTTTTACAGCAAACATTATTTAGCAAGTACGCATTTTTAAATCAACAGAAAGAATTAAAAAATTTATTAGATATTTTCGATAATCCTCTTGTAAAACCTCCAGCAGGATCAGGAGAATGTGCAGCCCCAAAACTTTTACAATACGCTTTTGCAAATGATTTAACACCAATTACAATGGCAGAATTTTGGTGGGGAATTTCTCCAAATTCAGCAATTAGAAAACATAAAAACTATTATCCTGCTTGCCAAAGTAGATGTAAGCCTATTTTAAATCACATGTTAAAAGGTCTTGAAATGGAAGCAAATTTATTACTAGAAAATTTAGCAGAACAAAAAGAATTAGAAATTATCTATGAAGATGATGTTTTAATTGCTCTTAATAAACCTGCAGAGTTCTTATCGGTTCCGGGTAAAGAAATTAAAGATTCTGTTTATTCTCGAATTAAAGATAAATATCCAGATGCTACAGGTCCTTTAATTGTGCATAGGTTAGATATGTCTACATCCGGTATTTTATTACTTACCAAAACTAAAGAAGCCAATAAAATTTTACAAAGTCAATTTATAAATAGAACTATTAAAAAACGCTATGTTGCTTTATTAGATGGAAGTCTTAAAAAAAATAGCGGAAAAATAAAACTACCTTTACGCGTAGATTTAGATGATAGACCTAAACAATTGGTAGATTTTAAATACGGAAAAGCTGCTGAAACAGATTGGGAAATCATTAGTAAAGAAAATGGAAAAACTAGGGTTTACTTTTATCCAATAACTGGTAGAACGCATCAATTAAGAGTGCATGCAGCTCATAAAGATGGTTTAAATTCACCTATTATTGGCGATGATTTATATGGAAAAAAAGAGGACAGATTGCATTTACATGCAGAATTTATCGAATTCCTACACCCAACTTCTTATAAAAAAATGAGTTTTACAATTGCTCCAGAATTTTAA
- the aat gene encoding leucyl/phenylalanyl-tRNA--protein transferase — translation MIWLTDKIEFPPYEFTTDDGIIALGGDLSNERLIYAYKNGIFPWFSEGDPIVWYCPHERMVLFPEEIKVSKSMRKIINKNEFTITENTAFKEVIYNCKNIERKDGFETWITDDMEQAYISLHKKGIAKSIEIWQNKELVGGLYGLEINNIFCGESMFSNVSNSSKLAFIHLANNKNYKLIDCQIYNEHLASLGAKEIDRNLFLRILQANKYE, via the coding sequence ATGATTTGGCTTACAGATAAAATAGAATTTCCACCTTATGAGTTTACCACAGATGATGGCATTATTGCTTTGGGAGGAGACTTGTCTAATGAGCGATTAATTTATGCATACAAAAACGGAATTTTCCCTTGGTTTTCTGAAGGAGATCCAATTGTTTGGTATTGCCCACATGAAAGAATGGTATTGTTTCCAGAAGAAATAAAAGTATCTAAATCGATGCGAAAAATCATAAATAAAAATGAATTTACAATTACTGAAAATACAGCTTTTAAAGAGGTGATTTATAATTGTAAAAACATCGAAAGAAAAGATGGCTTTGAAACTTGGATTACAGATGACATGGAGCAAGCATATATAAGCTTACATAAAAAAGGCATTGCTAAATCTATTGAAATTTGGCAAAACAAAGAGTTAGTTGGCGGTCTTTATGGCCTAGAAATAAATAATATTTTTTGTGGAGAAAGTATGTTTAGCAATGTTTCAAATTCATCTAAATTAGCATTTATACATTTAGCAAACAATAAGAATTACAAACTAATAGACTGCCAAATTTACAATGAACACTTGGCAAGTTTAGGAGCTAAAGAAATTGACAGAAATTTGTTTTTAAGAATCTTACAAGCTAATAAATATGAATAA
- a CDS encoding chondroitinase-B domain-containing protein has protein sequence MKTKLLHRNIAGKMQYSKINLCLIIILCFSLQTHLFSQTYTDAEELEDAVNGSTNGGTFVVKNGSYNDFEAAFEKMATEANPILVKAETVGGVTLTGGSSFRFKKSAYITLEGFIFDGTGNSSLIKFEGCNNIRITRNVFELAATSSVKWVYIGGVYNDNTIPFQFPSHNNRIDHNIFQNKNTPGHYITIDGTSDTNDVGYQSQNDRIDHNYFKDNSPRAVNEQESIRIGWSEMSQSSGYTTVEFNLFENCDGDPEIVSVKSSDNIVRHNTFVGSYGTLSLRHGNRNRIEGNYFFGNGKAVGTSPDGATLYTGGIRVYGTDHMIINNYMEGLTGTRWDAPITLTMGDAIDGQSTSLSKHFRAERVTIAYNTLVNNTHGIEIGYDNNDKYGKDLKDIIIANNLVTGSENAMVEIVDTDNDQGDNISWLNNLMYPTGSATVLAGATTTSFDASEVKNENPNIVYNATDKVWRTTSTTPLYANSVTSETIDKDIEGQTRPSSSNPGADHFSTESIRYKHLTAADVGPNAYETDDNTESLFVSSVTNFIAAGESKDFTVTSNLSWSVTDDKTWITVSPSSGSNNGTVTITVSENATFSVRTGTVTVTAGSLTRTVTVNQDAGDPKANLLLINDASSNDNVTIESVFHEEVTDTKNNIAVHSLDKDFNTQWAGKGIGGEIVYNLGGSFDLALVDFASTNGKTYKFQIWVSTTGTDSGDYVNAFPGSGNLLSNSTESFKSFLLPTVISGVKYVKLIGYGQTSGSEWNTIKEIEFYKTDNLSVDENKQSSTLIYPIPANNLLEIKNVKADVNSVNIISLQGKVVISKKLMTSQTNLTIDTSNLANGLYFVHLLNTNKEKESKLIIVQH, from the coding sequence ATGAAAACCAAATTACTACACAGAAACATTGCTGGAAAAATGCAATACTCAAAGATTAATCTATGTTTAATCATTATTCTTTGTTTTAGTCTTCAAACACATTTGTTTTCTCAAACTTATACAGATGCAGAAGAGTTAGAAGATGCTGTTAATGGCTCTACTAATGGAGGAACTTTTGTTGTTAAAAACGGTAGTTACAATGATTTTGAAGCTGCTTTTGAGAAAATGGCTACAGAAGCAAATCCTATTTTAGTAAAAGCAGAAACTGTAGGTGGTGTAACTTTAACAGGAGGGTCTAGTTTCAGGTTTAAGAAATCTGCATATATAACGTTAGAAGGATTTATATTTGACGGAACAGGAAATAGTTCTCTAATTAAATTTGAGGGGTGTAATAACATAAGAATTACCAGAAATGTTTTTGAATTAGCTGCTACTTCATCTGTAAAGTGGGTTTACATTGGTGGAGTTTATAATGATAATACAATCCCTTTTCAATTTCCAAGTCATAATAATAGAATAGACCATAATATTTTTCAAAATAAAAATACTCCAGGTCATTATATCACAATCGATGGAACTTCAGATACTAATGATGTTGGTTACCAATCTCAAAATGATAGAATAGACCATAACTATTTTAAAGATAATAGCCCAAGAGCTGTTAATGAACAAGAGTCAATTAGAATAGGATGGAGCGAAATGTCTCAATCTAGTGGTTATACAACTGTTGAATTTAATTTATTCGAAAATTGTGATGGAGATCCAGAAATTGTATCTGTAAAATCATCAGACAATATTGTTAGGCATAATACATTTGTTGGAAGTTATGGTACACTTTCTTTAAGACATGGAAATAGAAATAGAATAGAAGGAAATTACTTTTTTGGAAACGGAAAAGCTGTAGGTACTTCTCCAGACGGAGCAACTTTATACACAGGAGGAATTAGAGTTTATGGTACAGACCACATGATTATTAATAATTATATGGAAGGTTTAACAGGTACGCGTTGGGATGCTCCAATTACATTAACAATGGGAGATGCTATAGATGGACAGAGTACTAGTTTATCTAAACATTTTAGAGCAGAAAGAGTTACAATTGCATATAACACATTAGTTAATAATACACATGGAATTGAAATAGGTTATGATAATAATGATAAATATGGAAAAGATTTAAAGGATATAATTATCGCCAATAATTTGGTAACAGGTTCAGAAAATGCAATGGTAGAAATTGTAGATACAGACAATGATCAAGGAGATAATATTTCTTGGTTAAATAATTTAATGTATCCAACAGGTTCAGCAACTGTTTTAGCAGGAGCTACTACCACAAGTTTTGATGCTAGTGAAGTAAAAAATGAAAATCCTAATATTGTATATAATGCTACAGATAAAGTTTGGCGAACAACTTCTACAACACCTTTGTATGCAAATTCAGTAACATCAGAAACTATAGATAAAGATATAGAAGGACAAACTAGGCCTAGTTCTAGTAATCCTGGTGCAGATCATTTTAGTACAGAAAGTATTAGATACAAGCACTTAACAGCAGCAGATGTTGGCCCAAATGCTTATGAAACAGATGATAATACAGAAAGTTTATTTGTATCATCAGTAACAAATTTTATAGCAGCTGGCGAGTCTAAAGATTTTACTGTTACTTCTAATTTAAGTTGGTCTGTAACAGATGATAAAACTTGGATTACAGTTTCTCCATCAAGCGGAAGCAATAATGGTACAGTTACAATAACAGTAAGTGAGAATGCTACATTTTCTGTAAGAACTGGTACAGTTACTGTTACAGCTGGTAGTTTAACAAGAACAGTAACAGTAAACCAAGATGCTGGAGATCCTAAAGCTAATTTACTATTAATTAATGATGCTAGTTCTAATGACAACGTAACTATAGAATCTGTTTTCCATGAAGAAGTTACAGATACCAAAAACAATATTGCAGTACATAGTTTAGATAAAGATTTTAATACACAATGGGCTGGTAAAGGAATTGGCGGAGAAATTGTTTATAATTTAGGTGGTTCTTTCGATTTAGCTTTAGTAGACTTTGCTTCAACTAACGGAAAAACATACAAGTTTCAAATTTGGGTTTCTACTACAGGAACAGATTCTGGAGATTATGTAAACGCATTTCCTGGAAGTGGAAATTTATTAAGTAATTCTACAGAATCTTTTAAAAGTTTTTTATTACCAACAGTTATTTCTGGTGTAAAATATGTGAAGCTTATTGGTTATGGGCAAACATCTGGTAGCGAGTGGAATACTATTAAAGAAATAGAATTTTATAAAACTGATAATTTATCTGTTGATGAAAATAAACAATCTTCAACTTTAATATATCCTATTCCTGCAAATAATCTTTTAGAAATTAAAAACGTGAAAGCTGATGTAAATTCTGTTAATATAATAAGTTTGCAAGGAAAAGTAGTTATCTCTAAAAAATTAATGACATCTCAAACAAACCTAACAATAGATACTTCTAATTTGGCAAATGGACTTTATTTTGTTCATTTATTAAACACAAATAAAGAAAAAGAATCTAAATTGATAATCGTTCAACATTAA
- a CDS encoding YqaA family protein codes for MEKKRKRRKKKTAFIGKRLHNYYGRTGFYLFVWESVKKAFLPIVLVVVGLFLFNKYVYDINEGLETITQTFSRLGVLTTFFISETLLGLIPPEIFIAWSGKTEQPVLNLSILATLSYAGGLVSYFIGKNALKIKSVKEYLEVKMAANLKNTKKWGGFLILVGALLPLPFSIACLAAGMIKYPFRNVVFFGLFRFARFAAYAWAIFQVVD; via the coding sequence TTGGAAAAAAAAAGAAAAAGAAGAAAGAAAAAAACTGCATTTATAGGCAAAAGGCTCCATAATTATTATGGTAGAACTGGCTTTTATTTGTTTGTTTGGGAAAGTGTAAAAAAAGCTTTTTTGCCAATTGTTTTAGTTGTTGTTGGTCTATTTTTATTTAATAAATATGTCTATGATATAAACGAAGGTTTAGAAACAATTACACAAACGTTTTCTAGACTTGGTGTTTTAACAACTTTTTTTATATCAGAAACTTTGTTAGGTTTAATTCCTCCAGAAATATTTATAGCTTGGTCTGGTAAAACAGAACAACCTGTTTTAAATTTATCCATTTTAGCAACTTTATCTTATGCAGGTGGATTGGTATCTTATTTTATTGGAAAAAATGCTTTAAAAATAAAGTCTGTTAAAGAATATTTAGAAGTAAAAATGGCTGCAAATTTAAAAAACACCAAAAAATGGGGTGGTTTTTTAATTTTAGTTGGAGCTTTATTACCTCTTCCTTTTTCTATTGCTTGTTTAGCTGCAGGAATGATTAAATATCCGTTTAGAAACGTTGTTTTTTTCGGGTTGTTTCGTTTTGCAAGGTTTGCAGCGTATGCATGGGCAATTTTTCAAGTAGTAGACTAA
- a CDS encoding DUF1456 family protein, which produces MGLTNNDILKKLRVAHKLRDTDIVEICALVDFKVSKAELGALFRSEEHPKYVECQDQILRNFLNGLVIHLRGPMPKKGEKK; this is translated from the coding sequence ATGGGATTAACAAATAATGATATTTTAAAAAAATTACGTGTAGCTCACAAATTACGCGATACAGATATTGTAGAAATATGTGCTTTGGTAGACTTTAAAGTTTCTAAAGCTGAATTAGGTGCTTTATTTAGAAGTGAGGAACACCCGAAATATGTAGAATGCCAAGATCAAATTTTACGTAATTTCTTAAACGGATTGGTCATTCATTTACGTGGGCCAATGCCTAAAAAAGGCGAAAAAAAGTAA
- a CDS encoding DUF3127 domain-containing protein, giving the protein MEVIGKVKLIGEVQTFGSNGFRKRELVVTTDEQYPQMIMVEFVQDKCDLLNNYAVGQDVKVSINLRGREWINPQGEAKYFNSIQGWRIENLSQSAPNQGNLPPVDQFQPASNVSSEEPDDLPF; this is encoded by the coding sequence ATGGAAGTTATTGGTAAAGTAAAGTTAATTGGAGAGGTTCAAACTTTTGGATCTAACGGTTTTAGAAAAAGAGAATTAGTAGTTACTACAGATGAGCAATATCCACAAATGATTATGGTGGAATTTGTACAAGATAAATGCGATTTGTTAAACAATTATGCTGTTGGACAAGATGTAAAAGTATCTATCAATTTAAGAGGTAGAGAATGGATCAATCCACAAGGTGAAGCTAAATACTTTAATTCAATTCAAGGTTGGAGAATAGAGAACTTATCTCAATCTGCTCCAAATCAAGGAAATTTGCCTCCAGTAGATCAATTCCAACCAGCATCTAACGTTTCTAGCGAAGAGCCAGACGATTTACCATTTTAG
- a CDS encoding flavin reductase family protein, with amino-acid sequence MISIDPKEIPTAKLHGYLLGAVAPRPIAFASTIDENGNPNLSPFSFFNVFGANPPIMIFSPARRVRDNTTKHTLENALATKEVVINVVNYDIVQQMSLSSTEYPEGVNEFEKAGFTMLPSDKIKPFRVAESPVQFECKVNDVIFTGDKGGAGNLIVCEVVKVHISEAVLDENGAIDQYKIDLVARAGGSYYSRARDGFFEIPKPISTLGIGVDAISSEIRNSTILTGNNLGMLGNVEQLPNEKTVDNFAKEHPQFIGLETTKKHTFAQEFLKENDVESAWKVLLIK; translated from the coding sequence ATGATTTCTATAGACCCAAAAGAAATACCAACAGCAAAATTACACGGTTATTTATTAGGTGCAGTTGCGCCAAGACCCATTGCTTTTGCAAGTACAATTGATGAAAATGGGAACCCTAATTTGTCTCCTTTTAGTTTTTTTAATGTATTTGGTGCAAATCCGCCAATTATGATTTTTTCACCAGCAAGAAGAGTAAGAGATAATACCACAAAACATACGTTAGAAAATGCTTTGGCTACCAAAGAAGTGGTAATTAATGTGGTAAATTATGATATTGTACAACAAATGTCTTTAAGTTCTACAGAATACCCAGAAGGTGTAAATGAGTTTGAAAAAGCAGGATTTACAATGTTACCTTCAGACAAAATAAAACCTTTTAGAGTGGCAGAATCTCCTGTACAATTTGAGTGTAAGGTTAATGATGTAATTTTTACTGGTGATAAAGGTGGAGCAGGAAATTTAATAGTTTGCGAAGTTGTAAAAGTGCATATTTCTGAAGCAGTTTTAGATGAAAATGGCGCAATAGATCAATATAAAATAGATTTAGTTGCAAGAGCAGGAGGAAGTTATTATTCGAGAGCAAGAGATGGTTTTTTCGAAATACCGAAACCAATTTCTACTTTAGGAATTGGGGTTGATGCAATTTCATCAGAAATTAGAAATAGTACCATTTTAACAGGGAATAATTTAGGAATGTTAGGCAACGTAGAACAACTTCCAAATGAAAAAACTGTTGATAACTTTGCAAAAGAACATCCACAATTTATTGGGTTAGAAACCACAAAAAAACATACATTTGCGCAAGAGTTTTTAAAAGAAAATGATGTAGAAAGTGCTTGGAAAGTGCTTTTAATTAAATAG